Proteins encoded by one window of Enterobacter pseudoroggenkampii:
- a CDS encoding pyridoxal phosphate-dependent aminotransferase — protein MSINALIPQSKLPNLGTTIFTQMSALAQQHNAINLSQGFPDFDGPSYLQERLAYHVAQGANQYAPMTGVQALREAIADKTAELYGHKPDANTDITVTAGATEALYAAITALVRAGDEVICFDPSYDSYAPAVELSGGVVKRVALQPPHFRPDWQAFAALLSDKTRLVILNTPHNPSATVWQKADFAALWQAIAEREIYVLSDEVYEHICFAEEGHASVLAHPQLRERAIAVSSFGKTYHMTGWKVGYCVAPAAISAELRKVHQYLTFAVNTPAQLALADMLRAEPEHYRALPRFYRERRDLFVTALSKSRLEILPSEGTYFLLADYSAISDLDDVSFCQWLTKEVGVAAIPLSVFCADPFPHKLIRLCFAKQESTLLAAAERLNTL, from the coding sequence ATGAGCATTAACGCATTGATTCCGCAAAGTAAACTTCCTAATCTCGGTACGACCATCTTTACGCAGATGAGCGCCCTGGCGCAGCAGCACAATGCGATTAACCTCTCGCAGGGGTTCCCGGATTTTGACGGGCCGTCATATCTGCAGGAGCGCCTGGCGTACCACGTTGCCCAAGGGGCCAATCAGTATGCGCCGATGACCGGCGTGCAGGCGCTGCGGGAAGCCATTGCGGACAAAACGGCTGAGCTCTATGGCCATAAGCCCGATGCGAACACCGACATCACGGTGACGGCAGGGGCAACCGAAGCGCTGTATGCGGCCATCACCGCGCTGGTGCGCGCGGGCGATGAAGTTATCTGCTTTGACCCGAGCTACGACAGCTACGCGCCTGCGGTTGAACTTTCCGGCGGCGTGGTGAAGCGCGTGGCGCTCCAGCCGCCGCATTTCCGCCCGGACTGGCAGGCGTTTGCCGCGCTGCTGAGCGATAAAACCCGTCTGGTGATCCTGAACACGCCGCACAACCCGTCCGCGACGGTGTGGCAGAAAGCCGATTTCGCCGCGCTGTGGCAGGCCATCGCCGAACGTGAAATTTATGTTCTGAGCGACGAAGTGTACGAGCACATCTGCTTTGCTGAGGAAGGGCACGCCAGCGTGCTGGCCCATCCGCAGCTTCGCGAGCGCGCGATCGCCGTCTCGTCGTTCGGTAAGACCTACCATATGACTGGCTGGAAAGTGGGCTACTGCGTCGCACCGGCCGCCATTAGCGCTGAGCTGCGCAAGGTGCATCAGTACCTGACGTTTGCCGTAAACACGCCGGCTCAGCTGGCGCTGGCGGATATGCTGCGCGCGGAGCCTGAGCATTATCGCGCGCTGCCGCGTTTCTACCGTGAACGTCGGGATCTGTTCGTGACGGCGCTGAGTAAAAGCCGCCTGGAAATTTTGCCGTCTGAAGGAACCTACTTCCTGCTCGCGGACTACAGCGCGATTTCCGATCTGGACGACGTCAGCTTTTGCCAGTGGTTGACAAAAGAGGTGGGGGTGGCCGCCATTCCACTGTCGGTATTCTGCGCCGATCCC